A window of the Nitrosococcus wardiae genome harbors these coding sequences:
- a CDS encoding c-type cytochrome, which yields MLLQAIQAGQLPCIPVLARFLTAGTLGLMLCLAGPHNTFAIQEEIENGRRIALQGTKEVRCARCHGKLGQGDGSEGHPRIGGQSRFYLQKQLEDFASGTRPSEEMVPVARVLTEKQRAAVAAYYASIKNTPYPPRPEGEPRLLQQGGILSAIGSDKRSIRACALCHATAGAGIPPSYPYLAGQFASYTERQLQLWKRGLRQNDSLELMAEIAKKLSDEEIRGLALYFARVRLPAKRINSLTEYEP from the coding sequence GTGCTTCTACAAGCCATCCAAGCTGGGCAGTTACCCTGCATTCCAGTGTTGGCACGATTCCTAACGGCGGGCACCCTGGGGCTGATGCTCTGCTTGGCCGGACCCCACAATACGTTTGCAATCCAAGAAGAAATTGAGAACGGTCGCCGCATTGCCTTGCAGGGCACCAAAGAGGTGAGATGTGCTAGATGCCATGGCAAGCTAGGACAAGGAGATGGTTCTGAAGGGCATCCTCGAATAGGGGGACAAAGCAGATTTTATCTCCAAAAGCAGCTTGAGGATTTTGCCTCTGGGACTCGTCCTAGCGAAGAGATGGTTCCCGTTGCCAGGGTTTTGACGGAAAAACAAAGGGCGGCCGTTGCTGCTTATTATGCCTCCATCAAGAATACACCTTATCCGCCGCGTCCAGAGGGAGAACCCCGACTTTTGCAGCAAGGGGGAATCCTGTCAGCCATTGGGTCAGATAAACGCTCTATTAGGGCCTGCGCCCTGTGTCACGCGACCGCAGGCGCTGGTATCCCACCTAGTTATCCTTACCTTGCCGGACAATTTGCTAGCTATACTGAGCGTCAGCTTCAACTATGGAAGCGGGGCCTGCGCCAGAATGATTCGCTTGAACTGATGGCAGAGATTGCTAAAAAGTTGAGTGATGAGGAAATCCGCGGGCTCGCCCTCTACTTTGCCCGGGTTCGGTTGCCGGCAAAGCGAATCAACTCCCTCACTGAGTATGAACCCTAA
- a CDS encoding YhjD/YihY/BrkB family envelope integrity protein — protein MTINTPTLEWRQYWAEMEFGCRQILRYTQNMNEATFYQNKMAVDAVLYNLEGIYQAAQSLPDDVHPWLKEEEWRTLASFKEITANARFNPSSMGLWAVVDEQIPTLLAALRAAHQKETQIKQDPRLHRRGRSAIKPWHLPLLGWRDIGWRVLDQLSQNNVLIVSAGVAFYALLAIFPTLAALVSIYGVLANPADVEAQLTLLDDVIPAEAWEILRSQLHTLTSQSTTILSLSALLGVLLTLWSARLGTGALMTALNIVYKEEEKRSWIRFNLMALLLTLGEILFSVAALSLIVALPTLLGYIGLGEETKVLLIWLRWPLLAVIVIIALAILYRFGSSRRAPRWEWVSIGAVVATLLWILVSALFSFYVSHFGSYNETYGSLGAVVSLMLWFWLTALTVLIGAEFNAEMEHQTKMDTTTGKPKPMGKRNAYMADTLGRRP, from the coding sequence ATGACTATCAATACTCCTACCCTTGAATGGCGGCAATATTGGGCTGAAATGGAGTTCGGTTGCCGCCAAATACTCCGCTATACCCAAAATATGAATGAGGCCACTTTTTATCAAAATAAAATGGCCGTTGATGCTGTGCTGTACAACCTAGAAGGGATTTACCAGGCAGCCCAAAGTTTGCCCGATGATGTTCACCCTTGGTTGAAAGAGGAGGAGTGGCGTACCTTAGCCAGTTTCAAAGAGATTACCGCTAACGCAAGATTCAACCCCAGTTCTATGGGCCTATGGGCGGTGGTAGACGAGCAGATTCCCACCTTACTGGCGGCCCTGCGTGCAGCACATCAAAAAGAGACACAGATCAAGCAGGATCCGCGGCTACACCGCCGAGGCCGTAGCGCCATTAAGCCCTGGCACCTGCCCCTATTGGGTTGGCGGGATATTGGCTGGCGAGTTTTGGATCAACTTTCCCAAAACAATGTGCTTATCGTTTCTGCCGGGGTAGCCTTTTACGCCCTGCTAGCGATTTTCCCCACCCTAGCAGCTCTGGTCTCCATCTACGGAGTACTGGCAAACCCAGCAGATGTGGAAGCCCAGCTTACTTTATTGGATGACGTGATTCCCGCGGAGGCTTGGGAGATTCTTCGGAGCCAACTCCACACCCTGACAAGCCAATCGACGACTATTCTTAGTCTGAGTGCCCTGCTCGGGGTCCTGCTGACTTTATGGAGCGCGCGGCTGGGGACGGGGGCACTGATGACGGCATTGAACATCGTCTATAAGGAGGAGGAAAAGCGCTCTTGGATCCGGTTTAATTTAATGGCGTTGTTACTTACGCTGGGGGAAATCCTGTTTAGTGTCGCTGCCCTGAGTTTGATTGTAGCCCTACCTACGCTGCTTGGCTATATTGGCCTCGGCGAAGAAACCAAAGTACTCCTTATCTGGTTACGATGGCCCCTACTAGCGGTGATCGTTATAATAGCTTTAGCTATACTTTATCGTTTTGGCTCTAGCCGTAGAGCTCCCCGCTGGGAATGGGTCAGCATTGGGGCTGTAGTCGCCACCTTACTGTGGATACTGGTGTCGGCGTTATTTTCCTTTTATGTGTCTCATTTTGGGTCCTATAACGAAACCTATGGCTCATTGGGCGCAGTTGTCAGTTTGATGCTATGGTTTTGGCTAACGGCCCTAACGGTGCTGATAGGGGCAGAATTTAACGCCGAAATGGAGCACCAAACCAAGATGGATACCACCACCGGCAAACCTAAACCTATGGGGAAACGCAATGCCTATATGGCGGATACTTTAGGGCGGCGACCGTAG